CTGGCCATGCCCCCGCCCCCACCCCCGGCATCCACAAGTGCGGCGTACCAGTTTCTGCATCCGAGCAAGAAATCGGAGCTGAATAGCATTAATGCTCGGCTCCAGAACATCGCACTGGATGCGGAGGAACCCCCCTCGGACATTTCTACCATATCCACGAATACTGTGAGGAACGCTGGACGGccagagagagacagagagctCCATGGCATGGTGCACTCCACGCCGAAGAGTGGATCCGTTGAGCCACTGCGCCATCGACCTGTAGACGATAACTTCCTTATCGAAATTGACCACTATTTAGACGACAATAACGCGCACCGCTGGCAGCGGCACGATCACCAACTGCACCACCGCAGCGATGATCATCTTAGGAACGAGCGAGTGGGTCAGGAGGGTCATCCAGGAACCACCTCTCTGCCCAGCATGAGGCTGGCTTCGTCCTCCTCCGGCGCTGTTTCTGTGGAAGCAGCCAGGGTCGATCGCAACAGCTTGAGCGAGAACAAGATCATTAGCCTAAGTGAGCTCTGGGGCAAGAGCAGTTTGACCAAAACTGTACTCGACAACCACTCTCCCAACCGACTATTGTGCAGCTCTTCCCTGAAAGAGGAACAACTCAGAAGGCAGCATCTTGAGAAAACTGTCCACACACTGCAGTCCCAACTTCTAGAGTACCAGCAGCGTATCTCGGTGGCTATCGAGGTGGATCGTTCCAAGGATGTTGCTCTCACCGATGCAGAGCAAACAGTTCAAAGTCTCAACTACGAGGTTCAGCACCTGCGGGACGCTGTTCACCGGCTGGAAGCGGAGAGGGGCGAGTCTCAGAGCAAGTTTGATGCACTGCAGAACGAGTTGGCGCAGGCTGTCAACTTGGCCACCAAGTTCCAGGAAAAGAATGATAAACTCGAAAGAGAGTTGGACCATTGCAGGCACGATGCCAAGCAATGGGACGAAAGAATGGAGCAACTGGAAATGCAACTaaacagcagcaaaagagCTGAGGAGCTGTCTCATGCCGAGCTTAATAAGCTCAGGGATAAGTTTGCCAAGGTGGACTACCAGCAGGAAAAAGTAATTCAAAAATAGGGTTACAAATACGGactatttttaaacatttttcttataTATTAGCTAAAAGCGCGAATAGAAGAACTGGAAAAGGACAAGAACACGCTCACTAACCAAAAGGAAATGCTGCAGGAATATCATCAAAAACAGAAAGCAAGAGCGGATTCCTTGGAGAGCCAGCGTAAATCCCTACAAGAAACTTTGGCCAATCTAACAGAGACTGaggttatttttaaaactcccaaaaataaatccaataataatttatttccgTTTGCAGACCAATCTCAAAAAAAAGCTTGAGATACAGCAGAAGTCCCTCAAGCAATACTACCAacagcaaatggaaaatgtcGTGGCCAAGAAGATGCAGGAATTCCAGGACCAGCTGGACAAAAATGAGGAGCATTTAAAGAACGAAGCTCGTGAGCGAGAAAGACTCATAGCTGAGCGGGCCGTGAAGCAGCTTGAAATGATCAACGAGAAGAACAACCAGGAACTGAATCTCATCCAGGAGAAGCACAACGAGGAGGTGGAGCTGTACCGCCTCCAACTGGCGAATGCCTCGAAAAAGATCGATGAAATGGATCTCAAGCTCAGCTGTTACAAAACTAAGCGGTAAGATATGAAagctttatattttttctggtaataaaaactgttttcCATTCCTAGTGCTGATATTGCGGAGAAGCTACACGGGGTCATGGAGGCCCAATGGCAGCAGGCCCTTGCCATACTCACCACTCCTAGTCAGAACTCTATCATGCAAGCCAGTGACACTGAAGGGGAATCCCCGGAGCTGAATAATGCACGCATGTATCCAGAAACGCCCAAAACGAGCAAATCGCAGCGCAGCAACAGCACTGAAAAGAATAACCTGGATGTGGTGGGCAAACGGGATCCACCCTCGCCGATGGACAAGCTGCAGGCCTACATTGAACTGCTGCTCAGCAAGTCGCCCAGTGATTTCGACAGACTCGACGAGATCTTGGCCATGACGGCCAAACAGGGAAGcaagcaaaccaaaccaaagaGTGGAAGTGGCAACAGTAAGCCTCCTCCCTGGAAGTGCTGACAACGAGAGAAGCTCATAAAAAGTAATATTGTATCTAGAGATACCTGTAGTATAATAAGCATGAATCCCTCCTTGAACGGATACTACGATGGACATTGTAGTTGTATATTTTTCTATGGAATTCTATAAGTAAATAGATTAGTTTTTGCAAAATATTATGGTTTATTTGATAATATCAACAATTGAAGGCAGCGTGGCATTTTTATGCAGCACGGGAAAAACAAAGACGgaaatgtaaaaataatatagtttTGGTACAAAAGGTGTATTTTACAGCTCTATGAGACCTAAGCCTAGGAATCTTGTGATATATTCATTTTGTGGCAGTCGCCAGCGaatgttgtatttttatatcttttaGAAGGATTTATTCTTTGATTCAGCTGCTTTTTAGATTGTTTATGTGTCTGTCATTGATATGCTTTGAGTTCAGTTATTGAGTATGTTGTGTGTTCGAACCGATCGCATCCCCATTAACCTTATTTGTAGACGATTTGGGGGAACTTTGGGGCATTCCCATAGAGACCCTCTGATTCCCAAACTTGAAtgtgggactcgcgcgttaGCACCACCAAATGCTGATGGGTTGAATAGCAAATGCTGAAATGAAGGCAGGGATAAGATTTGAATTTAGTCGATTATGGTACAACCTCTTTCTTACCTACGAATGGGCGATGTGCCCGTGGTCAGTTCACTGACGAAGCTCAGGTTCCAGCTGGACCAGAAGCGCACGAATCCTCCCTCCACGGCAGTGGCTATCACGTTGACACCCACTCCTTCTTTGATGTAGGAGTAGCAGACGGCCAGGATGCGATCCTCGTGCACCAGGTGCTGCACATACCGTGCGTTCACTGAGTGCAGCCTCAGAATGGACTTGCCATTGGgattcacattcacattgaCGAAGTCGTCCAGGTTCTCCTCCGTTACTTCAAAACATTCGTCGGCTACGTTGAGCGAATTGGGTCTGGTCGCAGCTGCTGTGGGCTTTGGATCCGTGCTGGTGCTGGAGGATTGGGGCAAAGTGTGTACCGTGACAATGTCTCCGAGCGTAGGACTAATGGCCACATGCGTTATTGGAGACTGATGAATCTCTGCCGGGCGGGCAATCGTGCGCACATAGCTCCAGCTGAGAGCAAATGAAATATGAGTACTTTTTGAGAGAAGATTTATGTGTGCACTTACTCATTGAGATCCCATATGACGGCAATGCCATCGCGGCCGGCAGTCACAGCGATCTTAAACTCCACGGAGAGGGTAATACAGGTAATCTCGTCGGTGTGTCGCACCAGCAACGTGGGTCCCAGCCAGTTGAGATCGGCGCCGTCCCTCTGGAAAGCATCCCCGCCGGAGGAAGTGCTGGACGAGTTTACTGAGGAGGCAGAACTGGTTGGATGCAGGTTGCCTGCCTCATCTGACCTCTCCGATCCACCGCCGCCGATTCCCTTGCTAGTCATCTTCCGAAAGGCTGAGTTGTAGGACAAGCTGAAGCCACGGGCATAGCTCTGCCTGCTCTTCGCCGAGGCTCGCTGCTGGGAATCCAGTCCTCCGGTGCACTTGTAAACACTAATCCTTCCAGATTTATGGCCGAACCAAAGTTGGTTCGAGTTTACATCGCATCCACAGGCAGTGATGTCGTCAAAGGTTCCATTGTGTAGGAGGTTCTTTGGCTTGGCCTGTGGCTTGTTGAGTGGCTGGATCCTCACAATGCGATCATCGTAGCCCCAGGAGATCACGTTGTACGTATCCGGCTCAGCTCCCTGCATCACACTGGCTCTGCCAGGAAGAGCATATACCACGTTGGTGTTGCAGAAGCTTACCAGGTGCTCGGTGCCTGGTATCTTGTGGATGTTTGCCCATGAGGGAGCTTTCAGCTGCGGCGATCCAGCATAGACGCCCCAGCGCAGACCTCGTACGGTAGACACTATGGGTTTGTCCACCAGTGAGTAGTCCAGCGGCTTGGACGCCGGATGAGAAGACTTGAAAAGCTGTCTGGGCATCTGACCGTATGTCTTTACCATTGTCTTGACTGCTTCCCGTTCGATGGGATCGCTGATCTCGGAGTCCAGAAACACGGCGTAAGTCTGAGGAGGAATTCAGGAGAGGATAAGCATCTATATGCATTGCACAGGATATTATCACTTACTGCTGGGTGAAACACATTGATGGCCTCCACGGCACTCTCCCCGGTCTGTTTGTAGCCGAAGATCAGGTCTATCCAGTTATGAATCTGATTGCGTACCAGTTCCGATTCC
This portion of the Drosophila santomea strain STO CAGO 1482 chromosome 3L, Prin_Dsan_1.1, whole genome shotgun sequence genome encodes:
- the LOC120447571 gene encoding protein MLP1, whose product is MSDTDTDDTDLLLLIPPNFCAEDKMSACAAADALAMPPPPPPASTSAAYQFLHPSKKSELNSINARLQNIALDAEEPPSDISTISTNTVRNAGRPERDRELHGMVHSTPKSGSVEPLRHRPVDDNFLIEIDHYLDDNNAHRWQRHDHQLHHRSDDHLRNERVGQEGHPGTTSLPSMRLASSSSGAVSVEAARVDRNSLSENKIISLSELWGKSSLTKTVLDNHSPNRLLCSSSLKEEQLRRQHLEKTVHTLQSQLLEYQQRISVAIEVDRSKDVALTDAEQTVQSLNYEVQHLRDAVHRLEAERGESQSKFDALQNELAQAVNLATKFQEKNDKLERELDHCRHDAKQWDERMEQLEMQLNSSKRAEELSHAELNKLRDKFAKVDYQQEKLKARIEELEKDKNTLTNQKEMLQEYHQKQKARADSLESQRKSLQETLANLTETETNLKKKLEIQQKSLKQYYQQQMENVVAKKMQEFQDQLDKNEEHLKNEARERERLIAERAVKQLEMINEKNNQELNLIQEKHNEEVELYRLQLANASKKIDEMDLKLSCYKTKRADIAEKLHGVMEAQWQQALAILTTPSQNSIMQASDTEGESPELNNARMYPETPKTSKSQRSNSTEKNNLDVVGKRDPPSPMDKLQAYIELLLSKSPSDFDRLDEILAMTAKQGSKQTKPKSGSGNSKPPPWKC